ACCAGCAAGAGGGCCTCCTGCCCTGGGTCTGGGGCCGGGGGCCCCTCACGAAGGCCCTGGAGTGGGATCGCATCCCCTGTGCCGCCCGCCTTACCAACGACCGCACCGAGCTGCTGCTAGTCCAGCCCTCCAGTGACAACCAGTACGTGGTCGGGGCCATGCTGCCCAGCCCGGACGATGTCGAGACCTTCGCCGACGGGCCCCGGAGCATCAGCGCAGCCACCAGCGATCTGGCCGCCGACCTCGTACAGAGCCAGCTCCTGCCGCAACGCCGGGAGGCGGTCTTCTCCTCACGCCTCGCCGAGGCCGACAACGACCTGCGCTGGGCCCAGCAAACCTACGAGCCCGGAGACGTTGTCGAACCCTATCCACAGATGCTGACCTGCGGTCTGCGCCGGTTCCTCACCCATGCCCCCGAGCTGATCGCATACCTGCGAGGACCAAAGACAAGGCACGCCCTGACCGCCCACGAGGCCGAGTTTCTCGACTACTTCGAGGCAGCCCTCGGCCACACTCAGAAGGACGGGGACGAGGCGATGGCGCTCTGGCTCACTGAGGGCGAGCAACTCATCGAACTGGTCAGGGCCGCTCCCGATCGCCCGACCACTGTTACGCAGCCGGCCACACCGACCGCTATGCCCGTTCCGCCGCCGGTGGCCGTGACGAGTACGGGACGGGCCCGTTGACCGCCCGGAAAAAGCAACCGATTCCCGGACCTCCCTCACCCTCGACAGCCGAACTCGCCTTCCGAGCCCTCGACTTCCGGCTGCGGATGGCCGTCATCGACCGCGAGGTGGAGACCGTGCTCGACACCACCCGCGACCGCTACGGCCGGACTGTCCACCATCACACCGCCACGGCAGCCCGGGCACGCCGGAACCACGCAGCCATCGAGGCATACGCCATGGATCTTGCCCCGCGCGCCGACGAACTGCTGACCGCCGCCCACCGCGCTCTCGACAAGCTGCCTCCCGCCCGGCACACCGCCGCGTGGCGAAGCGTCCTCGACAGCCTCGCCACGTCCCACGCCGAGATCGTCCGCGTCCTCGATGAGCCCGCCACTCCTGGCTCGGACGCTGAGCGCGAGCAGCACGCAGAGGTGTGGCCGCATCTCGCCGCCTGGGCCGACCACGGCTCCATCGCCGCCGACCTCACCGACCAGCATCACCAGCCTGCACCCGAACTGGCCGACGAGGAACGGCAGATGTGGACCGAAAGGGCCCAGGCTGCACAGAGGCATGGTGAGCTGGAGCTGATGGAGTCGTGGTACGCCGCCGACGGCCGACGGATCACTCTCGCCTATCTGGTCGAGGACGACACCTCCACCGTGGTTGCGTTGGCCGGTGACCCGGATGGGCCGGAGTGTCAGGTGATCGGGCACTACGACAACGAGTACGCGGCCGGGCAGGCGCTACCGCGCCCCGTTCCCCCTGGGGTGCTGCGGCCGGACGTCTCGCGCTTCAACCGCCCGGAGCCCGTGCCCGAGGTGTCCTTGCAGGAACTGCGCCGGGATGTCGTCGAGGCCCGCACCGCAGCGGACGTCTCCGAAGCTCTGCTCACCGCGGCCCAGCACGGCTACGACGCGGGCCCGCTGGTCCGCCTCCATGAACTCTTGGAAACCGCCAGCCAGTTCGCCTTCGCTCTGGAGAGCGTGCAGGGCCGCCAGGTCGCTGCCCGGCTCGCCGCGCTCGGCCGACAGGTCGAATTCCTCACCCGCGAAGTCCACGAGGCAGCCGAAGACCTTGGCGAGACCATCGCAGTCCTGCCGCCCCACCGCACCCCCGCACCGCGGATTCGACCGCGCCCCGCCCTGGACACCACACCGCCCGCACCGCCGCCGCGCACCACAGCAACCGCGCGCCATCGCTAGAGCCCCGTTCCGCCTCGGTCGACGCACCGACGCAGGCATGCCTGAGCAGGCACCCAACTTCCCGTCCTTTGCTCGTCTTCAAGGAGATTCACCTATGGCTGTCCGTACGCATTGGATCACCGAACACTCCTGTGGCCACTCGGTCACCCACGACCTGTCCGACCGCCCAGCCGACCGGCGGGCCGGCTTCGCCCGCTGGCTGTCGGGGAGGGACTGCACCGACTGCTGGAAGGCGGCGCGTGACGCCGACACCGCGTCCAAGGAGCAGTGGCTCGCCGCCAAGCGCGCCGAGGAGCAGCAGGCCGCCGCCGAATGGGCCGAGAAGTTCGACATGCCGCCGCTGGAGGGCCCGGACAAGGCCCTCGACTGGGGGCAACGCTCCCGTCACCAGCTGATGGCCGCCGCGCACACCGCGCTGGTCATCGAGGGCGCCTGGGATGAGGCGGACTGGGCGGAGCTGGAGGAGAAAGCCCGCTCGATAACCCGGGCTGGCTGGTGGATCGACCAGCGGGACGCGGACGGCTCCGACCTGCTCGAACTCCTCGACGCGGCCAGCGAGGCAGACCGCGGGACGGAGAACCCGTTCCGCTGACCGGGCGCAACATAGACGACGATCGCCGGTTAGCCAAACCGGCGATCCTCCGGACCATTGATCCTTCCACCGCCGCTCCTATCTGCGTGGAAGGACTTGCATGACATCGCCCTCCTGGACGCCCCCGCCCACACCGGCGTTCGCGCCGACGCCAGACCCGCTCACGCCCGCCCGGGACATCACCCACTCCCACTTCGATCCCGGAGACCAGGTCGTCATTCTCAAGGGCGTGGCGGGCGGGGAGCTGTGGGGAGATGCGGTGCACGTCGTCGCCCCCTCCTGGCACACGCCCACCGACGAGGACGGATGGCGTCTGCGCGACGCCACCGGAGGCGCGCAGACGTACATCACAGGCCACCCCCGCTACCTGGTGCATCTCTCGCGCCGCTGCCCGGAGTGCCTGATCCACCTGCGCGCCATGGAAGACCACCTCCTGCCGAAGTACGCCGACCACGACGCGCTGGTCGACTGCGGCTGGTACACCACCACCGCCCTTGGCCAGCTGGTGCACATCGCCGACGCCCGGAGCGGCCGGTGACCCTCCCCGTACGGCGCCCCGGCCGGGCCCTCGCCCTCCTCGACACGGAAGCCCGAGCCACCGCTCATCCGGCCGACCCGTCCTGGCCGGTCCGCCTGGCAGAGGACCTGCGCGAACTCGACGCCGACTGGCGCGAATCGGCTGAGGTATGTGCGAATGCCGCATGGGCAGCACGTTCCGCTGGGCACAGCGTCCTCGGTCTGCTGAGCCCGGAGCAGGTCACCGCCGCCGGCCCCGATCCGGTCACCACCCGCACCTTCCGGCACCTGTACCTAAGCGCCCTCCGGTTCGATTTCCGCTGCCCCACCCTCCAAGCCTTCATCGAACAATTCCCGAACTCCGCGCTCCAGTCGCTGGATTGCTACAGCCGCGCCCTGTACGCCTTCGCGCTGCTGGGCCAGTCCCGTCCCGAGGGCCTGGCATTGATGGACGAGGTACTCGCAGAGGCCGGGGAGCACACCAAGACGTTGCACGTTCTGCTTCACGGGCTGTGGCTGGGCCAGGACTTGGACCACGGCGCGGAGCGGCTCCTGGCTCTCAGCGCCCGACCGGGCTTCGACACCGACAGAGATCCGATCCTGCTCTTCCGCGTTGCCGGCGCCCTGCGTCGGCTGGGCCGATACGACGAAGGACTGGATGCCATCGACCGGGCCCTGGACCTCCTCCCGCCGGGTGACATCACAGTGCACGCCGACCTGGTGCGCGAGCGCTCCCTGATCGCCGCCGCCCGCGACCTGCAGCAACACAGTCCCAAAGGAGGAACGGCAACGTGATCACCCGCGTCAACGAACCCACCCACACGCCGCACGACCCGCTCAGCGAGGCGCTGGGATACGCGGTGCCCATCGCGGGCGGTCTGACCGAGCACGCCGTCGTCGCCTATTGGCCGGGACTGGACTCCTACCTCCTGGACGACGAACAGGCCACGTGGACAGCCAAGCAGTGGGCCGAGCACCTCGAAGACCCGCTCCTGGAGCATCCGTCCGCCGCCAGCCCACAAGACGACCGGCGGGCAATCTTCCATCTCGATGCGCGACTCCACCCCGACGACCGGGAGCTGTCCCGTGCGGAGTGGGCGGAGGCCGCCCACCGTCTCGCCCGCGCCGCCGGCATCGAAACACCAGGCGACACGAACGACTGCCACTGGATCGCCGTCCAGGGCAAGCACGGGCGGCTCGACCTGATCGCCAACCTCATCCGCCTCGACGGAACTTGGCAACGCCAGCCAACTGATCTCCTACGACGGCTCTCCGACGAGGCCCGCCTCATCGAAGCGGACCTGCGCCTCATTCCTCCACGGGCCACCTCCCAACGGCAGGGCAGCGCTCAGGAAACGCCGACAGCGTCATCGCAATTC
This genomic stretch from Streptomyces nigrescens harbors:
- a CDS encoding relaxase/mobilization nuclease, whose protein sequence is MITRVNEPTHTPHDPLSEALGYAVPIAGGLTEHAVVAYWPGLDSYLLDDEQATWTAKQWAEHLEDPLLEHPSAASPQDDRRAIFHLDARLHPDDRELSRAEWAEAAHRLARAAGIETPGDTNDCHWIAVQGKHGRLDLIANLIRLDGTWQRQPTDLLRRLSDEARLIEADLRLIPPRATSQRQGSAQETPTASSQFGRVLAPLAHEQDGLLVAVRGLVEQTAHRIAHQSGAAGADTAHRLELIAHRLYGIQQDLQAVATHLNTPPPRTAIPAPPAIQAATRQPR